A window of Nitrospirota bacterium genomic DNA:
CTACTGAATACCCTTCCCCTGTTTTCTGCGAGGAACTTTAGGATATTAAATTCTATCGGTGAAAGTTCTACTACTTTATCCTTTATAGTTACCCTGTGTCTTGTGGGATCAATCTCCATATCTATCGCTGTTATCTTCTTTTCTTCAGCGACACCTTTCCTTCGTAATACTGCCCTTACCCTTGCGATGAGTTCTCTTATGCTGAACGGCTTTGTTATATAATCATCCGCACCTATCTCAAGACCAATTACCCTATCCATCTCTTGCGACCTTGCTGTAAGCATAATGATCGGGGTATGAGAAATCCGCGGCTCTTTCCTTATGAGCCTGCATACCTCAAGACCTGATAGTTCCGGAAGCATAAGGTCAAGAATCAATAAATCAGGAGGTCTTTCCCTCACTATCTCCATGCAACGATATCCATCTTTTGCTTTCTCAACAGAAAATCCTTCTCTACTCAGATTGTACTCAAGGAGCGTAAGGAGGTCTTCTTCGTCATCTACGATAAGTATTTTCTGTGGCATGGTTCAGTATATCATATCCCCGTTGATAAATCTCCATGTCCTCTCGTCCTTTGGATTCTCAAAGAATTCCTGAGGTGGGGCATCTTCTATTATCATGCCATCTAAGAGAAAGAACACCCTGTCAGCCAGCCTCTGCGCCTGAAACATGTTATGTGTGACCATGATGATGGTAGGGCGATATTTTCTCCCTATTGTTTTTATAAGTTCTTCAATAATAGCAACACTTCTTGGATCAAGCGATACGGTTGGCTCGTCAAGAAACATAATCTCTGGTTTAATCGCTATTGCCCTTGCAAGTACAAGA
This region includes:
- a CDS encoding response regulator, which translates into the protein MPQKILIVDDEEDLLTLLEYNLSREGFSVEKAKDGYRCMEIVRERPPDLLILDLMLPELSGLEVCRLIRKEPRISHTPIIMLTARSQEMDRVIGLEIGADDYITKPFSIRELIARVRAVLRRKGVAEEKKITAIDMEIDPTRHRVTIKDKVVELSPIEFNILKFLAENRGRVFSRNQILDNVWKNEGFVEPRTVDVHIRRLRTKIEEDAERPKYIKTVRGLGYRFIEEEQ